Proteins encoded together in one uncultured Desulfosarcina sp. window:
- a CDS encoding YHS domain-containing protein: MRVLLLIVIVYLTYRAVKSWVLRNLQVPGQNAPHNPKIDDVMVKDPVCGVYFPRGEGVALRHKGQEYIFCSEACRDRFLEENGGQ, from the coding sequence GTGAGAGTGCTGCTGCTGATCGTCATCGTTTACCTGACGTACCGGGCCGTTAAATCCTGGGTGCTGCGCAATCTTCAGGTCCCCGGGCAAAATGCGCCACACAACCCGAAAATCGACGATGTGATGGTCAAGGATCCGGTGTGTGGCGTCTATTTTCCAAGAGGAGAAGGGGTGGCGTTGCGCCACAAGGGACAGGAATACATCTTCTGTTCGGAAGCTTGCCGGGACCGGTTTCTGGAAGAGAACGGGGGCCAGTGA
- the folK gene encoding 2-amino-4-hydroxy-6-hydroxymethyldihydropteridine diphosphokinase, with amino-acid sequence MAGVGKRHTVYLSVGSNLGDKLDNCLKGISALVAGGQCELLAGSRFYRTSPVDYTDQDWFVNAAVKIATHLEPSDLLKKLQTIQSQMGRKSNGIRFGPRTLDLDILLYDEQVIRTADLEIPHPRMHKRVFVLQPICDINPAIIHPVLGKSAADLLKQLDAQDQQVVPMRSQPELPQGGTP; translated from the coding sequence ATGGCAGGGGTAGGGAAGCGGCATACGGTCTACCTCTCCGTGGGCTCCAACCTGGGTGATAAACTGGACAACTGTCTAAAGGGCATCTCGGCACTGGTCGCCGGGGGCCAATGCGAACTTTTGGCCGGTTCGCGTTTTTACCGTACCTCGCCGGTGGACTACACGGACCAGGACTGGTTCGTCAACGCTGCCGTCAAGATCGCTACCCACCTGGAGCCGTCCGATCTTCTGAAGAAGCTGCAGACCATCCAGTCTCAAATGGGGCGCAAGAGCAACGGCATCCGCTTCGGGCCGCGCACCCTGGACCTGGATATTCTGCTATACGACGAGCAGGTGATCCGGACCGCGGACCTGGAAATCCCCCATCCGCGTATGCACAAAAGGGTCTTTGTCCTGCAGCCCATCTGTGATATAAACCCGGCGATTATTCACCCCGTGTTGGGAAAGAGCGCTGCCGATCTGTTGAAGCAGCTCGATGCACAAGACCAGCAGGTCGTTCCCATGCGCAGCCAGCCGGAGTTGCCACAAGGCGGGACGCCGTGA
- the dapF gene encoding diaminopimelate epimerase, translating into MTAIPFFKMSGSGNDFILIDNRTSVVPEARLEELVVGACRRKMSVGADGMILVEPSENVDFKWRFFNSDGSLPDMCGNGARCAARFAFLNGIASRKMAFETLAGVIEAEVGDAGVRIRMTDPKDFRLGYRLELDGRSLAVSSVNTGVPHAVVMVDDIEAVDVASDGRAIRFHPDFAPDGTNANFVERNPAGEIFIRTYERGVEDETLACGTGNVAAALILAKERELASPVALTTRSGGRLTVHFTRRDEGFADVFLEGDARVIYRGELWEEAWQG; encoded by the coding sequence ATGACAGCCATTCCCTTTTTCAAAATGAGCGGCAGCGGCAACGATTTCATCCTTATCGACAATCGCACGTCCGTGGTGCCCGAAGCGCGGCTGGAGGAACTGGTTGTGGGCGCCTGCCGCCGCAAGATGTCGGTGGGCGCCGACGGGATGATTCTGGTCGAGCCTTCCGAAAACGTCGATTTCAAATGGCGTTTTTTCAATTCCGACGGCAGCCTGCCGGACATGTGCGGCAACGGCGCCCGCTGTGCAGCCCGCTTTGCCTTTCTCAATGGCATCGCCAGCCGCAAGATGGCCTTTGAGACGTTGGCCGGGGTGATCGAGGCTGAAGTGGGCGATGCAGGCGTGCGCATCCGTATGACCGACCCCAAGGATTTCAGGCTCGGGTACCGGCTGGAACTGGACGGCCGATCACTGGCGGTGAGCAGCGTCAATACCGGTGTGCCCCACGCGGTCGTGATGGTCGATGACATCGAAGCCGTGGATGTCGCGTCGGACGGTCGGGCCATTCGATTCCACCCGGATTTTGCACCGGACGGTACCAACGCCAATTTCGTTGAACGGAATCCTGCCGGGGAGATTTTCATCCGCACCTACGAGCGAGGCGTCGAAGACGAAACCCTGGCCTGCGGCACGGGCAATGTGGCCGCCGCATTGATTCTGGCGAAGGAGCGGGAACTGGCATCGCCGGTTGCCCTGACGACCCGTAGCGGGGGACGGCTGACTGTGCATTTTACCCGCCGGGACGAAGGCTTCGCGGATGTATTTCTCGAAGGCGATGCCCGGGTGATTTATCGCGGCGAACTCTGGGAGGAAGCATGGCAGGGGTAG
- a CDS encoding lipoprotein, whose amino-acid sequence MRNSISINCIVAALFLAVFSLAACGVKGPPIPPKAAATPAVALTYRLDDASVQLKWEMAADLSSKQARQATFTIYRSRRDLSEGACEDCPLVFEKISTHPFVQTDGNRFSSVETLDPGYGYAFKVRLKIPGQAVADSNTVRFEYPPAGQSSDKETP is encoded by the coding sequence ATGCGAAACTCGATATCGATAAATTGCATTGTCGCCGCGCTTTTTCTGGCTGTTTTTTCCCTTGCCGCCTGCGGCGTCAAAGGCCCGCCAATACCCCCCAAGGCGGCAGCAACCCCGGCGGTGGCGCTGACCTACCGCCTGGACGATGCCTCGGTGCAGCTGAAGTGGGAAATGGCCGCTGACCTTTCGAGCAAGCAGGCCCGCCAGGCGACCTTTACGATCTACCGCTCCCGTCGGGATCTTTCCGAAGGGGCCTGCGAAGACTGCCCGCTGGTGTTCGAAAAAATCTCCACCCACCCCTTCGTGCAGACGGACGGCAATCGTTTTTCCAGCGTCGAAACCCTGGATCCGGGCTATGGGTATGCGTTCAAGGTGCGCCTGAAGATCCCGGGCCAGGCGGTCGCCGACTCCAACACGGTTCGATTCGAATACCCCCCTGCGGGCCAATCGTCGGATAAGGAGACGCCATGA
- the argH gene encoding argininosuccinate lyase codes for MAEKPWDGRFAEKTDKRVEAFTASHAYDRRLYPYDIAGSIAHSKMLAKVGVITGEEAAQLVEGLGTVKRELDHGKFVFDDSLEDIHMHIEARLLQVAGKVAQKLHTARSRNDQIALDVRMYLRDEARRTIGLLRALRKALVELAAAHPDVIMPGYTHTQRAQPVLLAHHLLAYYEMFTRDQARMVDCLGRIDVMPLGAAALAGTTYPIDRACVAELLDFPAVSTNSMDAVADRDFAMEFLSAASICMVHLSRLSEELVLWSTTEFAFITLPDAFATGSSIMPQKKNPDIPEIVRGKTGRVIGSLVALLTLMKGLPMAYNRDMQEDKEPLFDAVDTLTACLAINVDMIPRITVNRETMRRAASVGFLNATDMADYLVGRGMPFRKAHDCVGKAVAYALDKGKELHELTLDELKGFSSLIQKDLYDHLTLEHMIDRRQSLGGTATSNVAAAIDEARRRLAGEET; via the coding sequence ATGGCTGAGAAACCCTGGGACGGGCGTTTTGCCGAAAAAACGGACAAACGTGTGGAGGCCTTTACCGCCTCCCACGCTTATGACCGGCGGCTCTATCCCTACGACATTGCCGGCAGCATCGCCCACAGCAAGATGCTGGCCAAAGTCGGCGTAATCACCGGCGAAGAGGCCGCTCAACTGGTGGAGGGGCTGGGCACCGTCAAACGCGAGCTGGATCATGGAAAATTCGTGTTCGACGACAGCCTGGAAGACATCCACATGCACATCGAAGCCCGCCTGCTGCAGGTGGCCGGAAAGGTTGCCCAGAAGCTGCATACCGCCCGCAGCCGCAACGACCAGATCGCCCTGGATGTGCGCATGTACCTGCGCGACGAGGCCAGGCGCACCATCGGGCTGTTGCGCGCCCTGAGAAAGGCGCTGGTGGAGCTGGCCGCTGCCCACCCGGATGTGATCATGCCCGGCTATACCCATACCCAGCGGGCCCAGCCGGTGCTGCTGGCCCACCACCTGCTGGCCTACTACGAGATGTTCACCCGGGACCAGGCCCGGATGGTCGACTGCCTGGGCCGCATCGACGTGATGCCCCTGGGCGCCGCGGCCCTGGCCGGAACCACCTATCCCATCGACCGGGCCTGCGTGGCCGAGCTGCTGGATTTTCCGGCGGTCAGCACCAACAGCATGGATGCTGTGGCGGACCGGGATTTTGCCATGGAATTTCTGTCGGCAGCCAGCATCTGCATGGTCCATCTCAGCCGTCTTTCCGAAGAGCTGGTGTTGTGGTCGACGACTGAATTCGCCTTTATCACCCTGCCCGACGCCTTTGCCACGGGCAGCAGCATCATGCCCCAGAAGAAGAATCCGGATATTCCCGAGATCGTGCGCGGCAAGACCGGGCGGGTGATCGGCTCCCTCGTGGCCCTGCTGACCCTCATGAAAGGCCTGCCCATGGCGTACAACCGGGATATGCAGGAAGACAAGGAGCCGCTGTTCGACGCCGTGGACACCCTGACGGCCTGCCTTGCCATCAATGTCGATATGATCCCCCGCATTACCGTCAACCGGGAGACTATGCGCCGGGCCGCGTCTGTGGGGTTCCTCAACGCCACGGACATGGCCGATTACCTGGTGGGCCGGGGCATGCCTTTCAGAAAGGCCCACGACTGTGTGGGCAAGGCCGTGGCCTATGCCCTGGATAAAGGCAAGGAACTGCACGAGTTGACGCTGGACGAACTCAAGGGTTTTTCCTCGCTGATCCAGAAGGATCTTTACGACCACCTGACCCTGGAGCACATGATCGATCGGCGGCAAAGCCTGGGGGGCACGGCCACCAGCAATGTGGCGGCCGCCATTGACGAGGCCCGCAGGAGGCTGGCCGGAGAAGAAACATAA
- a CDS encoding argininosuccinate synthase has product MKEKIKKVVLAYSGGLDTSVILRWLIETYKCEVVTFSADIGQTDSLKNVEANAMKTGAVKAYVDDLKETFVKDYVFPAFRANVIYEGQYLLGTSIARPLIAKRQMEIAAIEGADAVSHGATGKGNDQVRFELGYYAIDPDIKIVAPWREWDLNSRTALMAFAEKHGISVPTTHSKPYSTDGNLLHISYEGGILEDPWAQPPDDIFTLTTSPKDAPDIPEVIEITFDGGDPVAIGGKPLSPANLLAELNRLGGKHGIGRVDIVENRFVGMKSRGVYETPGGTILRQAHMAMESITLDREVMNLRDSLIPRYAQLIYNGFWFSPEMEVLQGMIDSTQTQVSGVVRLELYKGNCTVQGRKSDHSLYSEAHATFEDDDVYSQADAEGFIRLNALRLRIRKLMQRNEAGRNNG; this is encoded by the coding sequence GTGAAGGAAAAGATCAAGAAAGTCGTACTGGCCTATTCAGGAGGCCTGGATACCTCAGTTATCCTGAGATGGCTCATCGAAACGTATAAATGTGAGGTGGTGACCTTCAGCGCCGACATCGGTCAGACCGATTCGCTGAAAAACGTCGAGGCCAATGCCATGAAGACCGGCGCGGTTAAGGCCTATGTGGACGACCTGAAAGAGACGTTCGTCAAGGATTACGTCTTCCCGGCTTTCCGGGCCAACGTGATTTACGAAGGCCAATATTTGCTGGGCACCTCCATTGCCCGGCCGCTGATTGCCAAACGGCAGATGGAGATCGCTGCTATAGAAGGTGCCGATGCAGTCAGCCACGGCGCAACGGGCAAGGGCAATGATCAGGTGCGCTTCGAACTTGGCTATTACGCCATCGATCCGGACATCAAGATCGTGGCCCCCTGGCGGGAGTGGGACTTAAACTCCCGCACGGCCCTGATGGCGTTTGCCGAAAAGCACGGTATTTCTGTGCCCACCACCCATTCCAAACCTTACAGCACCGACGGCAACCTGCTGCATATCAGCTATGAAGGCGGCATTCTGGAAGATCCCTGGGCCCAGCCGCCCGACGATATCTTTACCTTGACGACGTCTCCCAAGGATGCGCCCGACATCCCTGAAGTCATTGAGATCACGTTTGACGGCGGCGACCCGGTTGCCATCGGCGGCAAACCGCTCTCGCCGGCCAATCTGCTGGCCGAACTGAACCGGCTGGGCGGCAAGCACGGCATCGGGCGCGTCGACATCGTGGAAAACCGTTTCGTGGGCATGAAATCCCGCGGGGTCTACGAAACGCCGGGCGGTACAATTTTGCGCCAGGCCCACATGGCCATGGAATCCATCACCCTGGACCGCGAGGTGATGAACCTGCGCGATTCACTGATTCCGCGCTACGCCCAGCTGATCTACAACGGATTCTGGTTCTCGCCGGAGATGGAGGTGCTCCAGGGCATGATCGACAGCACCCAGACCCAGGTGTCCGGCGTGGTGCGTCTGGAGCTTTACAAGGGCAACTGCACGGTGCAGGGGCGCAAGTCCGACCACAGCCTTTACAGCGAAGCCCACGCCACGTTCGAGGATGACGATGTATACAGCCAGGCGGATGCCGAAGGCTTCATCCGGCTTAACGCCTTGCGGCTTCGGATTCGTAAACTGATGCAGCGCAACGAGGCAGGCAGGAATAATGGCTGA
- a CDS encoding acetylornithine transaminase, with amino-acid sequence MTDTIMQTADRVIAATYKRFPIVLERGEGTAVWDTQGRRYTDFVSGIAVCNLGHAHPRIAEAVARQAKQLVHVSNLYYTVPQTELAELLVAQCFADRVFFCNSGAEANEAAIKLARKYFKDKGQPERYRIISMEKSFHGRTMATLSATGQEKIRAGYDPVLQGFSFVPFNDIEALEAAVDEGTCAVMLEPIQGEGGIRCPDPDYLQQVRQLCDRHGILMILDEIQTGMSRTGALFAHQHEGVAPDIMTLAKALANGLPIGAMLATEKVAAAFGPGAHASTFGGTPLVTAAALETLRTMLDEQIPRRAAETGVYFRQALEGLKQQCSRIVEVRGRGLLLGAQLDGPADDLVRFCMQKGFLVNCVQGDTLRFAPPLIVQEEEIDALIGCLEEILKQ; translated from the coding sequence ATGACAGACACAATCATGCAGACGGCCGACCGGGTGATCGCCGCCACCTACAAACGCTTTCCCATCGTCCTGGAAAGGGGCGAGGGCACGGCCGTGTGGGATACCCAGGGGCGCCGTTACACCGATTTTGTCTCCGGTATCGCCGTGTGCAACCTGGGCCATGCCCACCCGCGCATTGCCGAGGCCGTCGCCCGCCAGGCCAAGCAGTTGGTGCATGTCTCCAACTTGTACTATACGGTGCCCCAGACCGAACTGGCCGAGCTGTTGGTGGCGCAATGCTTCGCGGACCGCGTCTTTTTCTGCAACTCCGGCGCAGAGGCCAACGAAGCGGCCATCAAACTGGCCCGCAAATATTTCAAGGACAAGGGCCAGCCGGAACGGTACCGGATCATCTCCATGGAGAAGTCGTTCCACGGGCGCACCATGGCCACCTTGTCGGCCACCGGCCAGGAAAAGATCAGGGCGGGTTACGACCCTGTGCTTCAAGGGTTTTCGTTTGTGCCGTTCAACGATATCGAAGCCCTGGAAGCTGCCGTGGATGAGGGCACCTGCGCCGTGATGCTGGAGCCCATCCAGGGCGAAGGCGGCATCCGCTGCCCCGACCCGGACTATCTCCAGCAGGTGCGGCAGCTGTGCGACCGGCATGGCATCCTGATGATCCTGGACGAAATCCAGACCGGCATGAGTCGCACCGGCGCCCTCTTCGCCCACCAGCACGAAGGGGTCGCCCCCGATATCATGACCCTGGCCAAGGCCCTTGCCAACGGGCTGCCCATCGGCGCCATGCTGGCAACGGAAAAGGTGGCTGCGGCTTTCGGTCCCGGCGCTCACGCCTCCACTTTTGGAGGAACCCCGCTGGTCACCGCCGCCGCCCTGGAAACGCTGAGAACCATGCTCGACGAGCAGATTCCCCGGCGGGCTGCGGAAACCGGCGTTTATTTCAGACAGGCATTAGAGGGGCTCAAACAGCAGTGCAGCCGCATTGTCGAGGTGCGGGGCCGGGGGCTTTTGCTGGGCGCCCAGTTGGACGGCCCGGCCGACGACCTGGTGCGGTTCTGCATGCAGAAAGGGTTTCTGGTCAATTGCGTCCAGGGAGACACCCTGCGGTTCGCACCGCCGCTGATCGTCCAAGAAGAAGAAATCGATGCGCTGATTGGGTGCCTCGAAGAAATTCTAAAACAATGA